One genomic window of Misgurnus anguillicaudatus chromosome 12, ASM2758022v2, whole genome shotgun sequence includes the following:
- the purg gene encoding purine-rich element-binding protein gamma codes for MADSQRTGTDRDRGRMTSGYPQPYASGKASDIQELASKRVDIQKKRFYLDVKQSARGRFLKIAEVWIGRGRHDNIRKSKLTLSMSMAPDLRYCLGDFIDYYAHVGLRGCAAAPPRPDEQSNGRKRASGHPASPSGSAASEEQTHRVLKSEFIERDNRKYYLDLKENQRGRFLRIRQTVARGHGTMGYYGQGIEQTIVLPAQGLIEFRDALSQLIDDYGDDETDRAARNHDESPELPEAASFRVDNKRFYFDVGSNRFGVFLKISEVRQPYRNTITVPLKAWSRFGENFMRYEEEMRHIFSCHKEKRTDTDEQED; via the coding sequence ATGGCCGACAGTCAACGGACGGGAACAGATAGAGACAGGGGCAGGATGACATCGGGATACCCGCAACCGTACGCGAGCGGCAAAGCGTCAGACATACAGGAGCTTGCGTCCAAACGCGTGGACATCCAGAAAAAGCGCTTCTACCTGGACGTGAAGCAGAGCGCGCGCGGCCGATTCCTAAAGATCGCCGAGGTTTGGATCGGCCGAGGCAGACACGACAACATACGGAAAAGCAAACTCACCCTGTCCATGTCGATGGCGCCGGATCTGCGCTACTGTCTGGGAGATTTTATCGATTATTACGCGCACGTCGGACTCCGGGGATGCGCGGCGGCGCCGCCGCGGCCGGATGAGCAGAGCAACGGGCGCAAGAGAGCGTCTGGTCACCCGGCGTCACCGAGCGGCTCCGCGGCGTCCGAAGAGCAGACCCACCGGGTCCTGAAGAGCGAGTTTATCGAGAGAGACAACAGGAAGTACTATCTGGACCTGAAGGAGAACCAGCGCGGCCGGTTCCTGCGCATCCGGCAGACCGTCGCTAGAGGACACGGCACTATGGGATACTACGGTCAGGGCATCGAGCAGACCATCGTGCTGCCCGCGCAAGGGCTCATCGAGTTCAGAGACGCGCTGTCTCAACTCATCGACGACTACGGCGACGACGAGACCGACCGGGCCGCGCGGAACCACGACGAGTCACCCGAGCTGCCCGAGGCCGCGTCGTTCCGCGTCGACAACAAACGCTTTTATTTCGACGTGGGTTCGAACCGCTTCGGCGTCTTTCTAAAGATCAGCGAGGTCCGGCAACCCTACCGGAACACCATCACCGTGCCTCTGAAGGCCTGGTCTCGGTTCGGCGAGAACTTTATGAGGTACGAGGAGGAGATGCGACACATCTTCAGCTGTCATAAAGAGAAGAGGACAGACACGGACGAGCAGGAGGATTGA